In Streptomyces rapamycinicus NRRL 5491, the genomic stretch GCGAAGCCCACGCCTCCACGGGCAGCGGGCATGGGTCGATCAGCGATTCACACCGATTTCCGGCGACGCGTGTTGGCGCGTGGGGGCCGGGTCAGCGGGTGCGCTCGTAGTGGCGGCGCGCTTTTTCGCGGTTGCCGCAGACAGCCATCGAGCACCAGCGCGCCCGGTTGGCGCGGCTGCGGTCGAGCAGGAACAGCTGGCACTGGTCGTTGGCGCAGGGCCGCAGCCGGCCGGGCAGTTGCCGCTCGGTGGCGGCCCAGGCAAGGACCGCCTCGACGGCCAGCCGGGCGTGCGGGGGAGCCTTGACTGTCCACTGAAGACCATCCGAAGTGATCTCCGGGATCTGGTGGACCCCTTCGAGCAGCGGGCTCAACGCGGCGGGCGA encodes the following:
- a CDS encoding CGNR zinc finger domain-containing protein, encoding MNELLDLLNSRPLVNGEEQDALGDPVGGRRWARERGGEGSLAELALLREARDALQGVVRGESSPAALSPLLEGVHQIPEITSDGLQWTVKAPPHARLAVEAVLAWAATERQLPGRLRPCANDQCQLFLLDRSRANRARWCSMAVCGNREKARRHYERTR